One Equus caballus isolate H_3958 breed thoroughbred chromosome 14, TB-T2T, whole genome shotgun sequence DNA segment encodes these proteins:
- the PCBD2 gene encoding pterin-4-alpha-carbinolamine dehydratase 2 isoform X4, with translation MSRVALQAEKMNHHPEWFNVYNKVQITLTSHDCGGLTKRDVKLAKFIEKAAASV, from the exons ATGTCCCGAGTTGCTCTGCAAGCAGAGAAGATGAATCATCACCCAGAATGGTTCAATGTGTACAACAAG GTCCAGATAACTCTCACCTCGCATGACTGTGGTGGACTGACCAAAAGAGATGTGAAActggccaagtttattgaaaaagCAGCTGCTTCTGTGTGA